A portion of the Flavobacterium limnophilum genome contains these proteins:
- a CDS encoding head GIN domain-containing protein: MIKLITLITKFIIAALMALLFSSCMHSSIHLGNGIKGSGNITTESRPASQDFKRIEVSHGIRVNVQQADNKSISVETDDNLQQHIITKIENGVLKIESDVSYNSTETPVVNVQLPAINGLDASSGSTITSSGVLITENMDVKSSSGSEINISVEADAIKMESSSGSSIEASGKALKLETSTSSGSRIDAKNLLTNDVISQATSGSSTSVYPILKLEAKASSGSSINYLKTPKTLSKEENSGGSVSGE; encoded by the coding sequence ATGATAAAGCTGATCACATTAATAACCAAATTTATTATTGCCGCCTTAATGGCATTGCTTTTTTCTTCTTGCATGCATTCTTCCATACATTTAGGTAACGGAATAAAAGGAAGCGGCAACATCACGACCGAATCTCGACCTGCAAGTCAAGATTTCAAAAGAATTGAGGTTAGCCATGGAATTAGGGTAAACGTGCAACAAGCCGACAACAAATCCATATCGGTCGAAACCGACGACAATTTACAACAACACATTATTACCAAAATAGAAAATGGCGTTTTGAAAATTGAGTCCGATGTAAGTTACAACTCAACAGAAACACCGGTGGTAAATGTGCAACTACCAGCAATCAATGGATTGGATGCAAGCAGTGGCTCTACAATTACAAGTTCTGGAGTATTGATAACCGAAAACATGGACGTAAAATCCAGTAGCGGAAGTGAAATAAATATTAGCGTGGAAGCTGACGCCATCAAGATGGAAAGCTCCAGCGGAAGCAGCATCGAAGCCAGTGGAAAAGCTTTAAAACTAGAAACTTCGACCTCTAGCGGAAGTCGAATTGATGCCAAAAACTTGTTGACTAACGACGTAATTTCGCAAGCAACAAGCGGAAGCAGCACCTCAGTTTATCCAATTCTAAAACTAGAAGCAAAAGCATCCAGCGGAAGTTCCATCAATTATCTCAAAACACCAAAAACACTTTCCAAAGAAGAAAATTCCGGAGGAAGTGTCAGCGGAGAATGA
- a CDS encoding DUF4870 domain-containing protein — translation METTNEKNLAAFTHLSTLSQYCIPFGNYIFPILIWSSKKDQSEFIDHHGKQALNFQLSMFLYTLTLGLIALPIILTTIFSNIPLNAIINDDDFIINNFSVENISGIIIVATVAIFMFIGLKVAEFFLIIYASLKASNGEKYRYPLTIPFIK, via the coding sequence ATGGAAACAACGAACGAAAAAAACTTGGCCGCATTTACTCATTTAAGTACATTAAGTCAATATTGCATCCCGTTTGGGAATTATATTTTTCCTATTTTGATCTGGAGTTCAAAAAAAGACCAATCCGAATTTATAGATCATCACGGAAAGCAAGCTCTTAATTTCCAATTGAGTATGTTTTTGTACACCTTGACGCTTGGCTTGATTGCCTTGCCAATAATCTTGACTACAATTTTCAGTAATATCCCTTTAAATGCCATAATCAATGACGACGATTTTATAATTAATAATTTTAGCGTAGAAAATATTAGCGGAATTATAATTGTTGCAACAGTTGCCATTTTTATGTTCATTGGTTTGAAGGTTGCGGAATTCTTCTTGATAATTTATGCTTCGCTAAAAGCATCAAATGGAGAAAAATACAGGTATCCGTTAACGATTCCTTTCATTAAATAA
- a CDS encoding PspC domain-containing protein, whose translation MNKTVNINLGGMFFHIDEDAYQKLTRYFDAIKRSLSNSSGQDEIIKDIEMRVSELLTEKQKTDKHVVGLKDVDEVIAVMGQPEDYKIDDEEAGDATPKYTSSNTKKLYRDTENGMVGGVLAGLGHYFGIDKVWLRLFLLIMIFAWGTGFLAYIILWIVMPEAKTTAEKLEMTGEPVTISNIEKKVREEFDNVSEKIKNANYDEMGNRIKTGAEKVGSSFGDFIITLFRVFSKILGVILIITGLTILFFLLVGIFTLGTNVFIDFPWTTFVETGNLTDYPTWSFGLIMFFAVGIPFFFLSLLGFKLLSPNLKSIGNIAKYTLLAIWLISVALAIAIGIKQATAYSVDGRVVQKENINLKPTDTLLIKIKHNDYFAKNLDDHNDFKITLDSIGKNVIYSNNVSFKIAQAEDKLGYLQIEKEAKGTTLFEAKKRAEKIKYSYKITGNQLILDNYLLTDLKDKFRNQEIEITLFLPKGSLFKMDQSMRNYDHTDGEYFLWYPENTDAVYKVDSEKIKCLNCPGHENNYDNEENLQEKDSVVTTTVTVNGEVITSTTNKTSSKKGLSVNKDGVIIKN comes from the coding sequence ATGAACAAAACTGTAAATATAAACCTGGGCGGAATGTTCTTTCATATTGACGAAGATGCATACCAAAAACTAACACGTTATTTTGACGCCATAAAACGTTCTTTATCCAATTCATCAGGACAAGACGAAATCATAAAAGACATTGAAATGCGTGTTTCTGAATTGTTGACCGAAAAGCAAAAAACAGACAAACACGTTGTAGGATTAAAAGACGTGGACGAAGTGATTGCCGTAATGGGACAACCTGAAGACTACAAGATTGACGATGAAGAAGCTGGAGATGCAACTCCAAAATACACTTCATCCAATACTAAAAAATTATATAGAGACACTGAAAACGGAATGGTTGGCGGTGTACTTGCCGGATTGGGACATTATTTTGGAATAGACAAAGTTTGGCTTCGCCTATTTCTTCTAATAATGATTTTCGCTTGGGGAACTGGTTTCTTGGCTTATATCATTCTTTGGATTGTAATGCCGGAAGCCAAAACAACAGCGGAAAAACTGGAAATGACAGGAGAGCCGGTAACTATTTCGAACATCGAAAAAAAAGTTCGTGAGGAATTTGACAATGTTTCCGAAAAAATAAAAAATGCCAATTATGACGAAATGGGAAACCGCATAAAAACGGGTGCCGAGAAAGTAGGCAGTTCATTTGGAGACTTTATAATAACCCTTTTTAGGGTTTTTTCCAAAATTCTGGGCGTGATTTTAATCATCACGGGATTGACGATATTATTCTTCTTGCTGGTTGGTATTTTCACCTTGGGAACCAATGTGTTTATTGATTTCCCTTGGACCACTTTTGTTGAAACCGGAAATTTGACCGATTATCCAACCTGGTCTTTTGGCTTGATCATGTTTTTTGCAGTCGGAATTCCATTCTTTTTCTTGTCTTTGTTGGGATTCAAATTGTTGTCACCCAACCTGAAATCAATTGGAAACATAGCAAAATACACCTTGTTGGCCATTTGGTTAATATCGGTTGCACTGGCCATTGCCATTGGAATAAAACAAGCAACAGCCTATTCAGTAGACGGAAGAGTGGTTCAAAAAGAAAACATCAACCTGAAACCAACTGACACCCTTTTGATTAAAATCAAGCACAATGATTATTTTGCAAAAAATCTGGACGATCACAACGATTTCAAAATCACCTTGGATTCAATTGGCAAAAACGTGATTTATTCCAATAACGTCAGTTTCAAAATAGCTCAGGCAGAAGATAAATTAGGGTATCTCCAAATTGAAAAAGAAGCAAAAGGAACTACATTGTTCGAAGCGAAAAAAAGAGCAGAAAAAATAAAATATAGTTATAAAATCACTGGAAATCAACTAATTTTGGATAATTACTTGTTAACCGATTTAAAAGATAAATTCCGCAATCAAGAAATAGAAATCACCTTGTTTTTGCCGAAAGGATCTTTATTCAAAATGGATCAATCCATGAGAAATTATGACCATACAGACGGAGAATATTTTTTATGGTATCCTGAAAACACCGATGCGGTTTACAAAGTGGACAGCGAGAAAATAAAATGCCTAAATTGTCCGGGACATGAAAACAACTATGACAACGAAGAGAATTTACAAGAAAAAGACAGCGTAGTTACAACAACCGTAACAGTAAATGGGGAAGTGATTACATCAACAACAAATAAAACAAGCAGTAAAAAAGGATTGTCGGTAAACAAAGACGGAGTCATAATCAAAAACTAA
- a CDS encoding PadR family transcriptional regulator: MNIENTKAQMRKGVLEFCILSVLKDKEAYTSEILDTLKNAKLLVVEGTVYPLLTRLKNDGLLNYRWEESLSGPPRKYYGLTEIGHTFLNELNGTWTELSDAVNLITKQK; the protein is encoded by the coding sequence ATGAACATTGAAAACACGAAAGCCCAAATGCGCAAAGGTGTTCTTGAGTTCTGCATCCTGTCAGTATTAAAAGACAAAGAGGCATACACTTCAGAAATATTGGACACCTTGAAAAACGCAAAATTATTGGTTGTGGAGGGAACGGTTTATCCGCTGCTCACCCGATTGAAAAACGACGGATTACTCAACTATCGTTGGGAAGAATCATTGTCGGGACCGCCAAGAAAATACTATGGCCTTACCGAAATTGGACACACCTTTTTAAATGAATTAAATGGCACTTGGACGGAATTGTCCGATGCAGTAAACCTAATCACCAAACAAAAATAA